In the Fibrobacter sp. genome, one interval contains:
- a CDS encoding T9SS type A sorting domain-containing protein, translated as MNKKSLLGLVAGFGLLSSFAQAEISISVDATAGVKKISPYLYGKNIDKVSADSARISEEDRASIDLMNEAGVRFIRANYGNNSTRYNWRKKMTVHPDWYNNVNPVDWDITAKKIQDEMPGTDAMYAFQLTGYAASTNKYNFPDWDFYINHDNKWAQATLDLAGGGEVADDGKTLIKAGDYSLYNEPWPADSTVGIIGHWKDELQYDMKRFQYWSMDNEMEIWAGTHSDLQLDVTGDFLVERYVDVAKKARAAWPDIKLTGPVVANEWYWCSIAYKGGTSGRIKKDASGEERDYCWLEYFIKKVAAEQKASGKRLLDVLDIHWYPSEENYADQVQWHRVFFDTSYVYPGANSIKQVNGGWDEKITREFIFKRINDWLDQYFGEGHGITLGLTETDLGGSGDAMTTAIIYASWLGTFMDNGVEIFTPWSWREGMYEVLHLFSRYGHENRVQSVSSNDSIVSAYTSVNPSMDSMTVILVNRSEKETQQISLDVKGLKNVNAGVTTLTLAGLSGETFESHKVNALKSGASSIAEGKVSIELPAKSITAVLLGAEAQTGLSKSPRIAASGKIFGQGNLWFVDNSFGNVESVKIISALGKVVVNLENLARGNVSLQTDRLPRGSYIVRTQSTGGVANHRIAVK; from the coding sequence ATGAATAAAAAATCCCTATTGGGTCTGGTGGCCGGCTTTGGATTGCTTTCTTCCTTTGCTCAGGCAGAAATATCTATTTCTGTTGATGCAACTGCAGGTGTCAAGAAAATATCGCCCTATCTTTACGGCAAGAACATAGACAAGGTTAGTGCAGATAGTGCCCGTATCAGTGAGGAAGATCGGGCTTCCATAGATTTGATGAACGAGGCTGGCGTCAGGTTTATCCGAGCCAATTACGGGAACAATTCTACCCGCTATAACTGGCGTAAGAAAATGACGGTGCATCCGGACTGGTACAACAATGTGAATCCGGTCGACTGGGATATTACCGCAAAGAAAATCCAGGATGAAATGCCCGGGACCGATGCCATGTATGCATTCCAGCTTACGGGATATGCGGCAAGTACCAATAAGTATAATTTCCCGGATTGGGATTTTTATATCAATCATGACAACAAGTGGGCCCAGGCTACTTTAGACCTTGCGGGTGGTGGCGAAGTTGCCGATGATGGCAAGACCCTCATCAAGGCTGGCGATTATAGCCTGTATAATGAACCCTGGCCTGCAGATTCTACAGTCGGAATTATTGGCCATTGGAAAGACGAACTCCAGTACGACATGAAACGCTTCCAGTACTGGAGTATGGATAACGAAATGGAAATCTGGGCTGGCACCCATAGCGACCTGCAGCTGGACGTGACCGGCGACTTTTTGGTGGAACGCTACGTGGACGTGGCCAAGAAGGCCCGTGCCGCCTGGCCCGATATCAAGCTCACCGGTCCTGTGGTAGCCAATGAATGGTACTGGTGCTCCATCGCCTACAAGGGCGGAACCTCTGGCCGCATCAAGAAGGACGCCTCCGGCGAGGAACGCGACTATTGTTGGCTGGAGTACTTTATCAAGAAGGTGGCCGCAGAACAGAAGGCCTCGGGCAAGCGCCTGTTGGACGTGCTGGATATCCACTGGTATCCTTCCGAAGAAAACTACGCCGACCAGGTGCAGTGGCATCGCGTGTTCTTTGACACCAGCTACGTTTATCCTGGCGCCAACAGCATCAAGCAGGTGAACGGCGGCTGGGACGAAAAGATTACCAGGGAATTCATCTTCAAGCGCATCAACGATTGGCTGGACCAGTACTTCGGCGAAGGTCACGGCATTACCCTGGGACTTACCGAGACAGACCTGGGCGGCAGCGGAGACGCCATGACCACCGCCATTATTTATGCGTCCTGGCTTGGAACCTTCATGGACAACGGCGTTGAAATCTTTACGCCCTGGTCCTGGCGCGAGGGCATGTATGAAGTATTGCACCTGTTTAGCCGCTATGGTCATGAGAATCGAGTTCAGTCTGTGTCCTCCAATGATTCTATCGTATCCGCCTATACCTCTGTGAATCCTTCAATGGATTCCATGACAGTAATTCTGGTGAACCGTTCCGAAAAGGAAACTCAGCAGATTTCCTTGGACGTGAAGGGGTTGAAGAACGTAAATGCCGGGGTGACAACTCTTACCTTGGCGGGTCTTTCCGGGGAAACCTTTGAATCTCACAAGGTGAACGCTCTTAAGAGTGGTGCCTCTTCCATTGCGGAAGGCAAGGTGTCCATTGAGCTTCCTGCAAAGTCCATTACCGCGGTATTGCTTGGTGCGGAAGCCCAGACTGGCCTAAGTAAATCCCCGCGTATCGCAGCCTCGGGAAAGATCTTTGGACAGGGTAACCTGTGGTTTGTGGATAATTCATTTGGCAATGTAGAATCCGTCAAGATAATCAGCGCGTTGGGAAAGGTTGTTGTAAACCTTGAAAATCTTGCCAGGGGCAATGTATCCCTGCAGACAGATCGTTTGCCGAGGGGTTCGTATATCGTTCGCACGCAGTCTACCGGTGGAGTGGCAAATCACAGGATTGCTGTAAAATAA